The genomic region GGGGAGGGGCAAGCACCCTATGATCCGCGGGTCGTCCGAATGGGGTAACCCGGCAGGCGCTGAGCCTGCCGCCCGCACGTGAGGAAAGACAGCGTGCGGGAGCCATACGCCGGGAAATGAACCATCTGAGTACCGGCAGGAGAAGAAATCAAGCACGAGATTCCCCAAGTAGCGGCGAGCGAACGGGGAGGAGCCCAAACCGCGCGCCTTCGGGCACGCGGGGTTGTAGGCGCGCGCCTGGGGAGACCCGGGCAGTGAGAAACCCCCATGCCAGGCGAACGCACCTGGGAAGGGCGGCCGGAGCGGGTGAAAGCCCCGTAGCCGGCGGCATGGGGGCTGCCTTGGCGCGCAGCCTGAGTACGGCGGGGCACGAGGAACCCGGCCGGAAGCAGGGGGGACCACCCTCCAAGGCTGAATACTCGGCGGCTACCGATAGCGCACAGTACCGTGAGGGAAAGGTGAAAAGGACCCCGGGAGGGGAGTGAAAGAGAACCTGAAACCGTGGACCTGCAAGCGGTCAGAGCCCGAGAGGGTGATGGCGTGCCTTTTGTAGAATGAGCCTGCGAGTCGCCCTGTGCAGCGAGGTTAAGGGACAGGAGTCCCGGAGCCGTAGGGAAACCGAGCCTGAAGAGGGCGCGAGTTGCACGGGGCGGACCCGAAGCCAAGTGATCTAGCCATGGCCAGGCTGAAGCCGGAGTAAAGTCCGGTGGAGGGCCGAACGTAAATCCGCTGAAAAGGGTTGCGATGAGCTGTGGCTCGGAGTGAAAGGCTAAACAAACTTGGAGATAGCTGGCACTCCCCGAAATAGCTTTAGGGCTAGCGTCGCGTGGACTGCACCGGAGGTAAAGCACCGGATAGATGCGGGCCCTTCACCGGGTACCAAGTTTAACCGAACTCTGAATGCCGGTGTACAATGCGCGGCAGTCAGACGGCGACTGATAAGGGCCGTCGTCGAGAGGGGAACAGCCCGGACCGCCGGCCAAGGTCCCCAAGGCGTGCCGAGTGGGAAAGGAAGTGTGACTGCACAGACAGCCAGGAGGTTGGCTCAGAAGCAGCCATCCCTCCAAGGAGTGCGTAACAGCTCACTGGTCGAGTAGTCACGCGCCGACAATCCAACGGGGCTAAGCACGCCGCCGAAGCCGCGGCACAGCGCCATGTGCGCTGTGGGTAGGGGAGCATTCCGCGAACGGACGAAGCGGGCCCGGGAGGGCCCGTGGACGGGGCGGAAGAGAGGATGCAGGCATGAGTAACGGAAAGGGGGGTGGGATCCCCCCCCGCCGGAAGCCCGAGGTTTCCGGGGTAAAGGCAATCTGCCCGAGGGTCAGTCGGCCCCTAAGGCGAGGGCGAAGGCCGTAGCCGATGGGAAGCGGGTCAACATTCCCGCACCTCCCGGTGTTTCGACGGAGCGAAGCATGGGGCGGAGCACGGCAGGGCGACGGTAGTCCCTGTCCGGAAGGCGGGCCTATGACGGCCGGGAGGCAAACCCCCCGGCCCAGGTGAGCCGGCGGCGAGCCGCCGCAAGGGCGGCGAAGCGTGCCGAGCCGCGGTGCCGAGAAACAACTTCTAAGGCAAGGCACCGGGAGACCGTACCGCAGACCGACACAGGTGGGCGAGCTGAGAATGCGAAGGCGCACGGACGAACTCACGCTAAGGAACTCGGCAAAATGCATACGTAACCTAGGGATAAGTATGGCTCCCCGCAGGGGGAGCCGCAGAGAAATGGCCCATGCGACTGTTTACCAAAAACACAGGTCCATGCGAACCGGCGACGGGAAGTATATGGACTGACACCTGCCCGGTACTGGAAGGTCAAGGGGAGCCGTCAGCCGCAAGGCGAAGCGGCGAACCCAAGCCCCAGCAAACGGCGGCCGTAACTATAACGGTCCTAAGGTAGCGAAATTCCTTGTCGGGTAAGTTCCGACCCGCACGAATGGTGTAACGACATGGGCGCTGTCTCGGCGTGAGGTCCGGTGAAATTGAAGTCCAGGTGAAGATGCCTGGTACTCGTGGTTAGACGGAAAGACCCCGTGAACCTTTACTCCAACCCGGCATTGGGGGCTGGGCAGGGATGTGTAGGATAGGTGGGAGGCAAGGATGCCCGGGCGTCAGCCTGGGCGGAGCCGCCGGTGAAATACCACCCTTCCCTTTCCAGCCTCCTCACCCGCGCCGTGAACCGGCGCGGGGACCGTGCCAGGCGGGGAGTTTGACTGGGGCGGTCGCCTCCGAAAGCGTAACGGAGGCGCGCGAAGGTCGCCTTGGGATGGTCGGGAATCATCCTGCAAGTGCAAGGGCACAAGGCGGCTTGACTGCGAGGCGTACAGGCCGAGCAGGTACGAAAGTAGGTCCTAGTGATCTGGCGGCAGCGAGTGGAAGCGCCGTCACTTAACGGATAAAAGGTACTCCGGGGATAACAGGCTGATCTTGCCCAAGAGTTCATATCGACGGCAAGGTTTGGCACCTCGATGTCGGCTCATCGCATCCTGGGGCTGGAGCAGGTCCCAAGGGTTTGGCTGTTCGCCAATCAAAGCGGTACGCGAGCTGGGTTCAGAACGTCGTGAGACAGTTCGGTCCCTATCTGCCACGAGCGTAGGAAGTCTGGGGGGAGCTGCCTTCAGTACGAGAGGACCGAGGTGGACGGACCTCTGGTGTACCGGTTGTCGCGCCAGCGGCAGGTGCCGGGTAGCCACGTCCGGAAGGGATAACCGCTGAAAGCATCTAAGCGGGAAGCCCGCCCCGAGATGAGACTTCCCATCCCCCCCTGTGGGGGACTGAAGGAACCAGGGAGAATACCTGGTCGATAGGCCGGGGGTGGAAGCGCGGCGACGCGTGCAGCCCACCGGTACTAATCAGCCGTGAGGCTTGACCATATTGTCGTTGCGGTCCCCCGCAGGGCCAAGGCCGGGTGTACCAGGGACTCTCCTGGTGCCCCTGGGCGTTGGCCGGGTCCGGTGGCGATGGCGGGGCGGGCACACCCGTTCCCATCCCGAACACGGAAGTTAAGCGCCCCTGCGCCGATGGTACTGCCTTCTGGCGGGAGAGTAGGCAGCCGCCGGACCCCTTTCTTTTTCCCTTCCATGGCCCTTCGGGTCTTTTTTTTTGCCCTTTCGGGTATACCTGTTGGTTGTAAATAAAAAATTACTGAGCTGTATCCTACTCTGAAATGCAACGATTTTACAGGCAGTTCATCAATTTTGTTTGGTGTGCAGGATAATGTTATTGTAATATGGGTTGACCTTAGCTTTATACAGCTACATCTTTCAATATGGACAAAAAGACCTATGCTTTTATTGGTTCAATTTTCGGGTCTGTATGATTTCTTTGTTCTGGCAAATAGCTTCCTTCCATTTCTTTCTGATAGGCTATTTTTGCATGACTATTCTCGAAAGATTTTCTCCTTTTTTCTCCACTGCTGTGCTTATTGTGGCAGAGGTTGCAGATCCATCACAGTACAGGCATGTTCTTGTTCCTTTCTTCCTCAATCCAGTGTATAGTGAAATTGATGACAGAATATTCTTCAGAAAAACTGACTGTTTGCTTGTTGTAATTGTTTAAGGGACGTTGTGTTTGGGATGGTCTGGAAAGATTTCCTTTTCCATCATCAATCAGGGCTATTGGACATTCTGAAAATGCTGTTGCACCAGTATAGCTGGGCATAAGCCTATTCCATATCAGAGGAATGAAGTGAACCTGCTGACAAAACTTAAAGATACGATGATTTCCGTTGTTCCCCTCATGGTGATTGTATTGATTCTTCATTTTTTTGTATTTCCTTTGCCGAAAACCATACTTATGGACTTTCTCATCGGAGGTATCTTGCTGATTCTTGGTTTGTCTGTTTTTCTTCTTGGTGCCGAAATTGGAATGGTACCCATTGGACAGAAAGTAGGTTCTTCCTTGACAAGGAAAAGGAATCTTCCTCTTATACTTGTCATTGGATTTGTTGTTGGTTTTGCCCTTTCCGTTGCGGAGCCAGATATCCAAGTCCTTGCATCCCAGGTCACAGACGCCGATGCTTCCATTACTTGTACTTCTCTGATCATGATGATTTCTATCGGTGTGGGATTGTTTGTCTCGATGGCTTTTGCAAGAACTATTTTTCAGGTTCCGCTTAAATGGTTGTTTTCTGTTTTTTATGGTATTGTCTTTATCTTGACGGCAGTAGTGCGTCCTGAATTCGTGGGGATTGCTTTTGATGCCGGAGGTGCTACGACAGGTCCGATGACAGTTCCTTTTATCATGGCACTCGGACTTGGTGTAGCCTCTGTCAGGAGAAATGTATCTACTTCAAGCGTAGAGAATGATAGCTTCGGATTTGTAGGTGTTGCTTCTATCGGTCCAATTCTTGCCGTTTTGTTAATGGGACTGATTTCCGACGGTGCAGCGGGGACTACTTCACAAGCCGTCTCTGTCGAGGCATTTTCCACAGGAACTATCATTCAACATTTTCTGAGGTTGTTGCCTGGTATATCCAAAGAAGCACTGAAAGCATTGCTTCCGCTTTCCTTTATTCTCCTTGCGTTTCAAGTGACATTGCTCCATATGCCGAGGCACCAAGTGAAGAAGACCATCCTTGGCTTATTCTATACGTTTGTTGGATTGGTAGTATTCCTTGTCGGAACCAATGGTGGGTTTATGCCTGCAGGGAAGGCCTTGGGAGCAGGAATCGGTAACTTGGGTGACGGATGGGCTCTTTTTCCCATTGGATTGTTGTTCGGTGCAGTAGTAGTATGCGCCGAACCGGCTGTCTGGGTCCTGACCGATCAGGTTGAAGAGGTATCTGGAGGACACATCCGACGTCCCGTGATGCTGATTACACTTGCGATAGGAGTCGGTACAGCCGTTGCACTTTCGATGTTGCGGGTCGTCGCCGGCATAAACCTTGTGTGGTTTTTGCTTGCGGGATATGGCATCGCCTTGATTATGACCTTTTTTTGTCCTCCTTTATTTACAGCTATTGCATTTGATTCTGGTGGTGTAGCTACAGGACCGCTGTCTTCGACCTTTATCCTGTCGTTCGCTCTAGGAGCGTCAGCAGCTTTTGATGGCAATCCGACAACCGATGCGTTCGGCATACTTGCAATGATTGCGATGACGCCGTTGATTGCAATTCAGACGCTTGGTTTGATTTATAAGAAAAAGCAACATACAATGAAAAAGCTTAAGGACCGGCATAAGGCGCAAACAGCATCTGTGAGGGACAAAAGATGATAGACAGAAACGGAAATACAACTACGGTTTTTCGTCCTGGAAAACTATTGCTGACCATTATCGGAAGGCATCAGGGGGAACGTTTAGTCAACGCAGGAAGGGCCGCAGGGGCAATGGGAGGAACAATTCTGCTTGGGCGTGGTACCGCTACCAATCGAGTGCTTGCGGCGTTGGGTATAGGTGATACGGCCAAAGATGTTTTGCTTACGCTTCTTGATGATGGTCAGACTGAAGCTGTCAAATCTGCGCATATTTCGGCTGCAAAAGAAGATACTAGACACTTGACAGGCATAGGAATGTTGCTTGATGTCGCCGGAATTTTACGACAAAAGGAGCATGACGAAATGGAAAACCATGCCAATGAAAGGATGGGGGGAACAATGGAAACAAAATGGAAATTGATATCCGTCATTGTCAACCAGGGATATGCAGATGAAGCAATGGTTGCGGCGCGTAAAGCAGGAGCTGAGGGCGGGACAATCCTTACCGGAAGGGGCACAGGAACAGAAAAGGATGTGAAATTCTTCGGTATCAGTCTGGTACCGGAGAAAGAGCTGCTGCTGATCCTTTCTCAAAGCGAGAAGGTGGAACGGATATTGAATGCGATGCGCTGTGAGACATGTTTGCAGGAACCTGGAAGCGGAATTGTATTCTGTATGGCTGTAGAAGATTTTTTCCCTTTGGGAAAATAATGTCCGGAACTTTTCTGATTGTAATTGTCTTGTTTCTTGACATTCATTTTGAATGGGGCACATTGAAATTCATCTAAAAATATTGTAGAAATTGAACTTTTTGTTCTGGATGCAGTCAGAAGATCTGATACTGGGCTGATGTATGCAGGATAATGACGCTTTCTGTTTCGTTGACAAAAGATGTTCTGCTATCAGAGACAGAACAAAACGGGTGTTTTCTTGCCATGGTTCCATGGCTTGAGGTTATATCTGATTTTCTCTGGGGATTGCTGTTGTAAAATTTATATATAATATTGTCCGGCTTGTTTATCATTGTAATTTTGTGGGATAATATATATAATCAGTTTAGATTATCCCATAATAAGGAGCACCAATATGCATTTTATCCCACGTCAGGCAGAACAGACTTTAAAAAGGCTTGCAAATTCATTTCCGGCTGTATTGGTTGTAGGTGCACGTCAGACAGGAAAAACGACGTTGATCAGGAACTCAGCAGTTGCTTTATCTGCGAACTATGTAACATTTGATGATATTAATGAAATACAATCCGTTGCGGCCGATGCCAAGACATATCTCGAGTTCCATCGTTCCCCTGTTATCTTTGATGAGATACAGCATGTGCCGAATCTTTTTCCATACCTGAAAATGGAAATTGATGAAAACCGTCATCCCGGGATGTTTTTCTTGACAGGCAGCCAGCGTTTTTCAATGATGAAACATGTTACAGAAAGCCTTGCCGGACGTATTGGCATTTTGCAATTGCCTGGTATTTCTTTGAGAGAACGTTTGGCTGATACATGTACTGAACCCTTTGTACCGTCGAAACAATTCCTTGTTCGACGTACCGTTCCTGCCAGAATCGATTCGATCGGAACTTTATGGACGATGATCCAGAAAGGTTCTTATCCTGAAATCGTTACAGGAAATGTTCTGCCGGAAGATTTCTATGGTTCCTATCTGCAGACGTATATAGAACGGGATGTCCGACAGCTGACGCAGGTTGCTGATGAACTTCAGTTCAGTAACTTTGTCGTTGCTGTAGCTGCGCGGACTGGCCATTTGGTCAATTATGCAGATTTGGCACGCGATATTGGCATCAGTGAAGTAACTGCCAAGAAATGGCTTTCAATTCTTGTTACTTCGGGATTGGTATATTTGCTTCAGCCATATTCGGCAAATGTAGAGAAGCGGGTCGTAAAGACTCCGAAACTTTATTTCATGGACACTGGTCTTGCTGCGTTTCTAACGAAATGGCGTACGTCTGAAGTCTTGATGACGGGTGCAATGGCAGGGACTTATTTTGAGACTTTCGTCGTGACCGAGATTATAAAAAGTTATTTGAATGCAGGACAGATACCGCCGGTTTATTTCTATCGGGATAAGGATAAGATTGAAATAGATCTGCTTATAGAATCAGAAGGTACATTATACCCTGTGGAAATAAAAAAAACAGTAAGCCCTGCAAAAAAAGATATTGCTGCTTTTTCCATATTGTCACGTATCAGGAATGTAAACATAGGAACAGGAGCTGTTATCTGTCCCTGTACCAAGTTGGGTATCCTGAGCTCTGATGTGTATACGGTACCAGTTGATTATATCTGAATGCTGAGTATGTTTTTTTTGCAAGGATGCAATGTGAAAAGATCTTTATTCTGTGGGCAGGTGTTCTGGTGCTTGGTGTAACGGGTGATAGATCTTACGCAATTGCAATGAAGTTCAATAAAAACAGATATTGCTTCTGAAATTTTTTCTTATTATGTTTATATCATGGATTACATTTCTTTTTGAGGAGGGAAAAAATGGATACGGTTCTTGAAAACATACTGACGAGAACGAGCGTCAGGAGCTATACAGAAAAGAAAATTGATTCACAGACGCTTGAACTGTTGCTAAAAGCAGGAATGGCTGCTCCTTCTGCCATGAACAGGCAGCCCTGGCGCTTCATTCTAATTACGGAAAGGGCTGTCCTTGATTCTTTGGCAACCAGACTTCCATATGCAAAGATGGCAGCAGAGGCACAGGCGGGAATAGTAGTCTGTGGTGACATGGATGCAACAGGAGAGGGGGAAAAGGACCTTATGTGGGTTTCTGATTGTTCGGCAGCAACAGAGAACATCCTTCTGGCGGCACATGCTCTTGGACTGGGAGCTGTGTGGACAGCTGTATATCCTGTGAGAGACCGGATGGAGACTGTTGTTGATGTATTGCATCTGCCCTCCAAGATAGTTCCTCTTTGTTTTGTTCCTGTCGGATATCCGGTGGGTACGGAACGCGTAAAAGAAAAATTCAAGAAAGACAACATTCATTTGAATCGATGGTAAACATCGTCTGAATGCCTTTTCTTTGCTGTTTAAGCACTAAAGTAGCAGTTGAAAAGTGATGATGGAATCTGCAAAAAAAAGTTGTAATAAAATTTGTCTGAACTATTGACTAGAGTAGGGCAAATCTGCTATGTTGACCGAGCGCTTCGAGAGGAGCGCCTGAGAGCAGGAGGCCGGGGAAACCCGGGGACTGCAGGTCTTTTTTAGAAGAAGAGCGAAGGGGAGACGAGAAATGGAAGGAAGCCGACCGGCCGGGCGCGAGCCTGGCCGGGGGGGGCTCCCAGTCAATTCAAGGATGAGAGAACAGACAGATTGAAGAAGTCGGTCGTGAGTTCTTGGAGCGGCAGGAGAGGACGCCGGAAGAGATATCGAGCAGCGCGGGCTTCGGCCCGCGCGATATGATGACGGAGAGTTTGATCCTGGCTCAGAACGAACGCTGGCGGCGCGTTTTAAGCATGCAAGTCGAGCGGCAGGGGGGCTTCGGCCCCCCGAGAGCGGCGGACGGGTGAGTAACACGTGGACAACCTGCCCCCCGGAGCGGGATAGCCGGTGGAAACACCGGGTAATACCGCATGAGACGCGCGCGCCGGAAGGGTGCGGGCGGGAAAGGCGCCGAGGCGGCGCCGGGGGATGGGTCCGCGGCCCATTAGCTAGACGGCGGGGTAAAGGCCCACCGTGGCGACGATGGGTAGCCGGCCTGAGAGGGTGGACGGCCACATTGGGACTGAGACACGGCCCAGACTACTACGGTGGGCAGCAGCTAAGGATCTTCCGCAATGGGCGAAAGCCTGACGGAGCGACGCCGCGTGGACGATGGAGGCCGTGAGGTTGTAAAGTCCTTTTCGGGAGGGGGAACGACGCGGGCAGGGAATGGCCTGCGGATGACGTGAATCCCGGAATAAGCCCCGGCTAACTACGTGCCAGCAGCCGCGGTAACACGTAGGGGGCGAGCGTTGTTCGGAATCATTGGGCGTAAAGGGCGTGCAGGCGGCGCTGCAAGTCCGGCGTGAAAGGCCCCGGCCCAACCGGGGGGACGCGCTGGAAACTGCGGTGCTTGAGTACAGGAAGGGGCATCGGAATTCCGGGTGTAGGGGTGAAATCTGTAGATATCCGGAAGAACACCGGTGGCGAAGGCGGATGCCTGGCCATGTACTGACGCTGAGACGCGAAGGTGCGGGGAGCGAACAGGTTTAGATACCCTGGTAGTCCGCACAGTAAACGATGTGCACCAGGCGTCGGGCCCTGAGGGTCCGGTGCCGAAGCCAACGCGATGAGTGCACCGCCTGGGGAGTATGCCCGCAAGGGTGAAACTCAAAGGAATTGACGGGGGCCCGCACAAGCGGTGGAGCATGTGGTTTAATTCGATGATACGCGAGGAACCTTACCAGGGCTTGACATGCGTCCGGCGGGCCGGGAGACCGGCCTTCCCTTCGGGGCGGGCGCACAGGTGCTGCATGGCTGTCGTCAGCTCGTGCTGTGAAGTGTTGGGTTAAGTCCCGCAACGAGCGCAACCCCTGCCGCCAGTTGCCAGCAAGTTAAGTTGGGCACTCAGGCGGGACTGCCGGTGACAAACCGGAGGAAGGTGGGGACGACGTCAAGTCATCACGGCCCTTATGTCCTGGGCCACACACGTGCTACAATGGCCGGTACAGGGCGCAGCGAGGCCGCGAGGCGGAGCGAATCGCGCAAAGCCGGCCCCAGTACGGATCGGAGCCTGCAACCCGGCTCCGTGAAGTTGGAATCGCTAGTAATCGCGCATCAGCATGGCGCGGTGAATACGTTCCCGGGCCTTGTACACACCGCCCGTCACACCATCCGAGTCGGGGGTACCCGAAGTCGCCAGCCCAACCTGCGAGGGGGGGCGGTGCCTAAGGTATGCCCGGTGAGGGGGGTGAAGTCGTAACAAGGTAGCCGTACCGGAAGGTGCGGCTGGATCACCTCCTTTCTGGAAAGAAAGGCAGGGGCATGCCCCGCTCACAGGCGGCGTGCCCCGCAGCAAGGGTGGTCCTTTCCAGGGGGGCCCCCGGGGCTTCCTTCCGTTTCCCGTCTTCCCTGAGGCAGAGCCGGGGGCGTAGCTCAGGTGGTTAGAGCGCTTGCCTGATAAGCAAGAGGTCACAAGTTCAAGTCTTGTCAGTCCCATGTGTGATATTTGTTAATGTTTTTTTTGAATAGAGAGCGAAGGGACAGCAAGGGCAATATGGTCAAGCAATGAACAGGGTCCACGGAGGATGCCTGGGAGCCGTCAGGCGACGAAGGACGCGGCAAGCTGCGAAAAGCCGCGGGGAGGGGCAAGCACCCTATGATCCGCGGGTGTCCGAATGGGGTAACCCGGCAGGCGCTGAGCCTGCCGCCCGCACGTGAGGAAAGACAGCGTGCGGGAGCCATACGCCGGGAAATGAACCATCTGAGTACCGGCAGGAGAAGAAATCAAGCACGAGATTCCCCAAGTAGCGGCGAGCGAACGGGGAGGAGCCCAAACCGCGCGCCTTCGGGCACGCGGGGTTGTAGGCGCGCGCCTGGGGAGACCCGGGCAGTAAGAAACCCCCATGCCAGGCGAACGCACCTGGGAAGGGCGGCCGGAGCGGGTGAAAGCCCCGTAGCCGGCGGCATGGGGGCTGCCTTGGCGCGCAGCCTGAGTACGGCGGGGCACGAGAAACCCTGCCGGAAGCAGGGGGGACCACCCTCCAAGGCTGAATACTCGGCGGCTACCGATAGCGCACAGTACCGTGAGGGAAAGGTGAAAAGGACCCCGGGAGGGGAGTGAAAGAGAACCTGAAACCGTGGACCTGCAAGCGGTCAGAGCCCGAGAGGGTGATGGCGTGCCTTTTGTAGAATGAGCCTGCGAGTCGTCCTGTGCAGCGAGGTTAAGGGACAGGAGTCCCGGAGCCGTAGGGAAACCGAGCCTGAAGAGGGCGCGAGTTGCACGGGGCGGACCCGAAGCCAAGTGATCTAGCCATGGCCAGGCTGAAGCCGGAGTAAAATCCGGTGGAGGGCCGAACGTAAATCCGCTGAAAAGGGTTGCGATGAGCTGTGGCTCGGAGTGAAAGGCTAAACAAACTTGGAGATAGCTGGCACTCCCCGAAATAGCTTTAGGGCTAGCGTCGCGTGGACTGCACCGGAGGTAAAGCACCGGATAGATGCGGGCCCTTCACCGGGTACCAAGTTTAACCGAACTCTGAATGCCGGTGTACAATGCGCGGCAGTCAGACGGCGACTGATAAGGGCCGTCGTCGAGAGGGGAACAGCCCGGACCGCCGGCCAAGGTCCCCAAGGCGTGCCGAGTGGGAAAGGAAGTGTGACTGCACAGACAGCCAGGAGGTTGGCTCAGAAGCAGCCATTCCTCCAAGGAGTGCGTAACAGCTCACTGGTCGAGTAGTCACGCGCCGACAATCCAACGGGGCTAAGCACGCCGCCGAAGCCGCGGCACAGCGCCTTGTGCGCTGTGGGTAGGGGAGCATTCCGCGAACGGACGAAGCGGGCCCGGGAGGGTCCGTGGACGGGGCGGAAGAGAGGATGCAGGCATGAGTAACGGAAAGGGGGGTGAGATCCCCCCCCGCCGGAAGCCCGAGGTTTCCGGGGTAAAGGCAATCTGCCCGAGGGTCAGTCGGCCCCTAAGGCGAGGGCGAAGGCCGTAGCCGATGGGAAGCGGGTCAACATTCCCGCACCTCCCGGTGTTTCGACGGAGCGAAGCATGGGGCGGAGCACGGCAGGGCGACGGTAGTCCCTGTCCGGAAGGCGGGCCTATGACGGCCGGGAGGCAAACCCCCCGGCCCAGGTGAGCCGGCGGCGAGCCGCCGCAATGGCGGCGAAGCGTGCCGAGCCGCGGTGCCGAGAAACAGCTTCTAAGGCAAGGCACCGGGAGACCGTACCGCAGACCGACACAGGTGGGCGAGCTGAGAATGCGAAGGCGTACGGACGAACTCACGCTAAGGAACTCGGCAAAATGCATACGTAACCTAGGGAGAAGTATGGCTCCCCGCAGGGGGAGCCGCAGAGAAATGGCCCATGCGACTGTTTACCAAAAACACAGGTCCATGCGAACCGGCGACGGGAAGTATATGGACTGACACCTGCCCGGTACTGGAAGGTCAAGGGGAGCCGTCAGCCTTCGGGCGAAGCGGCGAACCCAAGCCCCAGCAAACGGCGGCCGTAACTATAACGGTCCTAAGGTAGCGAAATTCCTTGTCGGGTAAGTTCCGACCCGCACGAATGGTGTAACGACATGGGCGCTGTCTCGGCGTGAGGTCCGGTGAAATTGAAGTCCAGGTGAAGATGCCTGGTACTCGTGGTTAGACGGAAAGACCCCGTGAACCTTTACTCCAACCCGGCATTGGGGGCTGGGCAGGGATGTGTAGGATAGGTGGGAGGCAAGGATGCCCGGGCGTCAGCCTGGGCGGAGCCGCCGGTGAAATACCACCCTTCCCTTTCCAGCCTCCTCACCCGCGCCGTGAACCGGCGCGGGGACCGTGCCAGGCGGGGAGTTTGACTGGGGCGGTCGCCTCCGAAAGCGTAACGGAGGCGCGCGAAGGTCGCCTTGGGATGGTCGGGAATCATCCTGCAAGTGCAAGGGCACAAGGCGGCTTGACTGCGAGGCGTACAGGCCGAGCAGGTACGAAAGTAGGTCCTAGTGATCTGGCGGCAGCGAGTGGAAGCGCCGTCACTTAACGGATAAAAGGTACTCCGGGGATAACAGGCTGATCTTGCCCAAGAGTTCATATCGACGGCAAGGTTTGGCACCTCGATGTCGGCTCATCGCATCCTGGGGCTGGAGCAGGTCCCAAGGGTTTGGCTGTTCGCCAATCAAAGCGGTACGCGAGCTGGGTTCAGAACGTCGTGAGACAGTTCGGTCCCTATCTGCCACGAGCGTAGGAAGTCTGGGGGGAGCTGCCTTCAGTACGAGAGGACCGAGGTGGACGGACCTCTGGTGTACCGGTTGTCGCGCCAGCGGCAGGTGCCGGGTAGCCACGTCCGGAAGGGATAACCGCTGAAAGCATCTAAGCGGGAAGCCCGCCCCGAGATGAGACTTCCCATCCCCCCCTGTGGGGGACTGAAGGAACCAGGGAGAATACCTGGTCGATAGGCCGGGGGTGGAAGCGCGGCGACGCGTGCAGCCCACCGGTACTAATCAGCCGTGAGGCTTGACCATATTGTCGTTGCGGTCCCCCGCAGGGCCAAGGCCGGGTGTACCAGGGACTCTCCTGGTGCCCCTGGGCGTTGGCCGGGTCCGGTGGCGATGGCGGGGCGGGCACACCCGTTCCCATCCCGAACACGGAAGTTAAGCGCCCCTGCGCCGATGGTACTGCCTTCTGGCGGGAGAGTAGGCAGCCGCCGGACCCCTTTCTTTTTCCTTTCCATGGCCCTTCGGGTCTTTTTTTTTGCCCTTTCGGGTATACCTGTTGGTTGTAAATAAAAAATTACTGAGCTGTATCCTACTCTGAAATGCAACGATTTTACAGGCAGTTCATCAATTTTGTTTGGTGTGCAGGATAATGTTATTGTAATATGGGTTGACCTTAGCTTTATACAGCTACATCTTTCAATATGGACAAAAAGACCTATGCTTTTATTGGTTCAATTTTCGGGTCTGTATGATTTCTTTGTTCTGGCAAATAGCTTCCTTCCATTTCTTTCTGATAGGCTATTTTTGCATGACTATTCTCGAAAGATTTTCTCCTTTCTTCCTCAATCCAGTGTATAGTGAAATTGATGACAGAATATTCTTTAGAAAAACTGACTGTTTGCTTGTTGTAAT from Spirochaetia bacterium harbors:
- a CDS encoding P-II family nitrogen regulator, which translates into the protein MIDRNGNTTTVFRPGKLLLTIIGRHQGERLVNAGRAAGAMGGTILLGRGTATNRVLAALGIGDTAKDVLLTLLDDGQTEAVKSAHISAAKEDTRHLTGIGMLLDVAGILRQKEHDEMENHANERMGGTMETKWKLISVIVNQGYADEAMVAARKAGAEGGTILTGRGTGTEKDVKFFGISLVPEKELLLILSQSEKVERILNAMRCETCLQEPGSGIVFCMAVEDFFPLGK
- a CDS encoding nitroreductase family protein, with product MDTVLENILTRTSVRSYTEKKIDSQTLELLLKAGMAAPSAMNRQPWRFILITERAVLDSLATRLPYAKMAAEAQAGIVVCGDMDATGEGEKDLMWVSDCSAATENILLAAHALGLGAVWTAVYPVRDRMETVVDVLHLPSKIVPLCFVPVGYPVGTERVKEKFKKDNIHLNRW
- a CDS encoding DUF1538 domain-containing protein; this translates as MNLLTKLKDTMISVVPLMVIVLILHFFVFPLPKTILMDFLIGGILLILGLSVFLLGAEIGMVPIGQKVGSSLTRKRNLPLILVIGFVVGFALSVAEPDIQVLASQVTDADASITCTSLIMMISIGVGLFVSMAFARTIFQVPLKWLFSVFYGIVFILTAVVRPEFVGIAFDAGGATTGPMTVPFIMALGLGVASVRRNVSTSSVENDSFGFVGVASIGPILAVLLMGLISDGAAGTTSQAVSVEAFSTGTIIQHFLRLLPGISKEALKALLPLSFILLAFQVTLLHMPRHQVKKTILGLFYTFVGLVVFLVGTNGGFMPAGKALGAGIGNLGDGWALFPIGLLFGAVVVCAEPAVWVLTDQVEEVSGGHIRRPVMLITLAIGVGTAVALSMLRVVAGINLVWFLLAGYGIALIMTFFCPPLFTAIAFDSGGVATGPLSSTFILSFALGASAAFDGNPTTDAFGILAMIAMTPLIAIQTLGLIYKKKQHTMKKLKDRHKAQTASVRDKR
- a CDS encoding ATP-binding protein, which gives rise to MHFIPRQAEQTLKRLANSFPAVLVVGARQTGKTTLIRNSAVALSANYVTFDDINEIQSVAADAKTYLEFHRSPVIFDEIQHVPNLFPYLKMEIDENRHPGMFFLTGSQRFSMMKHVTESLAGRIGILQLPGISLRERLADTCTEPFVPSKQFLVRRTVPARIDSIGTLWTMIQKGSYPEIVTGNVLPEDFYGSYLQTYIERDVRQLTQVADELQFSNFVVAVAARTGHLVNYADLARDIGISEVTAKKWLSILVTSGLVYLLQPYSANVEKRVVKTPKLYFMDTGLAAFLTKWRTSEVLMTGAMAGTYFETFVVTEIIKSYLNAGQIPPVYFYRDKDKIEIDLLIESEGTLYPVEIKKTVSPAKKDIAAFSILSRIRNVNIGTGAVICPCTKLGILSSDVYTVPVDYI